In the Malaclemys terrapin pileata isolate rMalTer1 chromosome 12, rMalTer1.hap1, whole genome shotgun sequence genome, one interval contains:
- the TPD52L2 gene encoding tumor protein D54 isoform X3, which translates to MESASQDINLNSPNKGLLSDTMTDVPVDNTASARTSAPEGLTEAEEEELRSELAKVEEEIGTLRQVLAAKEKHCGELKRKLGLTTFDGLKQNLSKSWHDVQGSNAYKKTQETLSQAGQKTSAALSNVGSVISRKLGDMRAHPFSHSFSSYSIRHSISMPAMRNSTTFKSFEDRVGTIKSKVVGGRENSTDPQSPTGSGDKPPQDNAPF; encoded by the exons ATGGAGAGCGCGAGCCAGG ATATCAACCTTAACTCTCCCAACAAAGGTCTGTTGTCAGATACCATGACAGACGTACCTGTGGATAATACTGCTAGTGCAAGGACCTCTGCACCTGAGGGGCTGACTGAGGCTGAGGAAGAGGAGTTAAGATCTGAGCTTGCCAAG GTGGAAGAGGAAATTGGTACCTTGCGTCAGGTATTGGCTGCCAAAGAGAAGCACTGTGGAGAACTGAAGAGAAAACTGGGTTTGACCACCTTTGATGGGCTGAAGCAGAACCTGTCGAAGAGCTGGCATGATGTCCAAGGCTCCAATGC TTATAAGAAGACTCAGGAAACCCTGTCCCAGGCAGGACAGAAAACTTCAGCTGCCCTTTCCAACGTGGGCTCTGTTATCAGCAGGAAACTTGGTGACATGAG GGCTCATCCCTTCTCGCATTCCTTTAG CAGTTATTCCATTCGCCATTCGATAAGTATGCCAGCTATGAG GAACTCTACGACCTTCAAGTCATTTGAAGACCGAGTTGGAACCATAAAG TCCAAAGTGGTGGGCGGCAGGGAGAACAGCACTGACCCCCAGTCCCCCACAGGATCTGGCGACAAGCCCCCCCAGGACAACGCTCCTTTCTAA
- the TPD52L2 gene encoding tumor protein D54 isoform X5, protein MESASQDINLNSPNKGLLSDTMTDVPVDNTASARTSAPEGLTEAEEEELRSELAKVEEEIGTLRQVLAAKEKHCGELKRKLGLTTFDGLKQNLSKSWHDVQGSNAYKKTQETLSQAGQKTSAALSNVGSVISRKLGDMRNSTTFKSFEDRVGTIKSKVVGGRENSTDPQSPTGSGDKPPQDNAPF, encoded by the exons ATGGAGAGCGCGAGCCAGG ATATCAACCTTAACTCTCCCAACAAAGGTCTGTTGTCAGATACCATGACAGACGTACCTGTGGATAATACTGCTAGTGCAAGGACCTCTGCACCTGAGGGGCTGACTGAGGCTGAGGAAGAGGAGTTAAGATCTGAGCTTGCCAAG GTGGAAGAGGAAATTGGTACCTTGCGTCAGGTATTGGCTGCCAAAGAGAAGCACTGTGGAGAACTGAAGAGAAAACTGGGTTTGACCACCTTTGATGGGCTGAAGCAGAACCTGTCGAAGAGCTGGCATGATGTCCAAGGCTCCAATGC TTATAAGAAGACTCAGGAAACCCTGTCCCAGGCAGGACAGAAAACTTCAGCTGCCCTTTCCAACGTGGGCTCTGTTATCAGCAGGAAACTTGGTGACATGAG GAACTCTACGACCTTCAAGTCATTTGAAGACCGAGTTGGAACCATAAAG TCCAAAGTGGTGGGCGGCAGGGAGAACAGCACTGACCCCCAGTCCCCCACAGGATCTGGCGACAAGCCCCCCCAGGACAACGCTCCTTTCTAA
- the TPD52L2 gene encoding tumor protein D54 isoform X2 yields MESASQGLLSDTMTDVPVDNTASARTSAPEGLTEAEEEELRSELAKVEEEIGTLRQVLAAKEKHCGELKRKLGLTTFDGLKQNLSKSWHDVQGSNAYLSASSTLEDWNEKLTQSEAYKKTQETLSQAGQKTSAALSNVGSVISRKLGDMRAHPFSHSFSSYSIRHSISMPAMRNSTTFKSFEDRVGTIKSKVVGGRENSTDPQSPTGSGDKPPQDNAPF; encoded by the exons ATGGAGAGCGCGAGCCAGG GTCTGTTGTCAGATACCATGACAGACGTACCTGTGGATAATACTGCTAGTGCAAGGACCTCTGCACCTGAGGGGCTGACTGAGGCTGAGGAAGAGGAGTTAAGATCTGAGCTTGCCAAG GTGGAAGAGGAAATTGGTACCTTGCGTCAGGTATTGGCTGCCAAAGAGAAGCACTGTGGAGAACTGAAGAGAAAACTGGGTTTGACCACCTTTGATGGGCTGAAGCAGAACCTGTCGAAGAGCTGGCATGATGTCCAAGGCTCCAATGC ATATCTTTCAGCCAGCAGCACACTGGAGGACTGGAATGAAAAATTAACCCAATCAGAAGC TTATAAGAAGACTCAGGAAACCCTGTCCCAGGCAGGACAGAAAACTTCAGCTGCCCTTTCCAACGTGGGCTCTGTTATCAGCAGGAAACTTGGTGACATGAG GGCTCATCCCTTCTCGCATTCCTTTAG CAGTTATTCCATTCGCCATTCGATAAGTATGCCAGCTATGAG GAACTCTACGACCTTCAAGTCATTTGAAGACCGAGTTGGAACCATAAAG TCCAAAGTGGTGGGCGGCAGGGAGAACAGCACTGACCCCCAGTCCCCCACAGGATCTGGCGACAAGCCCCCCCAGGACAACGCTCCTTTCTAA
- the TPD52L2 gene encoding tumor protein D54 isoform X4 has product MESASQDINLNSPNKGLLSDTMTDVPVDNTASARTSAPEGLTEAEEEELRSELAKVEEEIGTLRQVLAAKEKHCGELKRKLGLTTFDGLKQNLSKSWHDVQGSNAYLSASSTLEDWNEKLTQSEAYKKTQETLSQAGQKTSAALSNVGSVISRKLGDMRNSTTFKSFEDRVGTIKSKVVGGRENSTDPQSPTGSGDKPPQDNAPF; this is encoded by the exons ATGGAGAGCGCGAGCCAGG ATATCAACCTTAACTCTCCCAACAAAGGTCTGTTGTCAGATACCATGACAGACGTACCTGTGGATAATACTGCTAGTGCAAGGACCTCTGCACCTGAGGGGCTGACTGAGGCTGAGGAAGAGGAGTTAAGATCTGAGCTTGCCAAG GTGGAAGAGGAAATTGGTACCTTGCGTCAGGTATTGGCTGCCAAAGAGAAGCACTGTGGAGAACTGAAGAGAAAACTGGGTTTGACCACCTTTGATGGGCTGAAGCAGAACCTGTCGAAGAGCTGGCATGATGTCCAAGGCTCCAATGC ATATCTTTCAGCCAGCAGCACACTGGAGGACTGGAATGAAAAATTAACCCAATCAGAAGC TTATAAGAAGACTCAGGAAACCCTGTCCCAGGCAGGACAGAAAACTTCAGCTGCCCTTTCCAACGTGGGCTCTGTTATCAGCAGGAAACTTGGTGACATGAG GAACTCTACGACCTTCAAGTCATTTGAAGACCGAGTTGGAACCATAAAG TCCAAAGTGGTGGGCGGCAGGGAGAACAGCACTGACCCCCAGTCCCCCACAGGATCTGGCGACAAGCCCCCCCAGGACAACGCTCCTTTCTAA
- the TPD52L2 gene encoding tumor protein D54 isoform X1 codes for MESASQDINLNSPNKGLLSDTMTDVPVDNTASARTSAPEGLTEAEEEELRSELAKVEEEIGTLRQVLAAKEKHCGELKRKLGLTTFDGLKQNLSKSWHDVQGSNAYLSASSTLEDWNEKLTQSEAYKKTQETLSQAGQKTSAALSNVGSVISRKLGDMRAHPFSHSFSSYSIRHSISMPAMRNSTTFKSFEDRVGTIKSKVVGGRENSTDPQSPTGSGDKPPQDNAPF; via the exons ATGGAGAGCGCGAGCCAGG ATATCAACCTTAACTCTCCCAACAAAGGTCTGTTGTCAGATACCATGACAGACGTACCTGTGGATAATACTGCTAGTGCAAGGACCTCTGCACCTGAGGGGCTGACTGAGGCTGAGGAAGAGGAGTTAAGATCTGAGCTTGCCAAG GTGGAAGAGGAAATTGGTACCTTGCGTCAGGTATTGGCTGCCAAAGAGAAGCACTGTGGAGAACTGAAGAGAAAACTGGGTTTGACCACCTTTGATGGGCTGAAGCAGAACCTGTCGAAGAGCTGGCATGATGTCCAAGGCTCCAATGC ATATCTTTCAGCCAGCAGCACACTGGAGGACTGGAATGAAAAATTAACCCAATCAGAAGC TTATAAGAAGACTCAGGAAACCCTGTCCCAGGCAGGACAGAAAACTTCAGCTGCCCTTTCCAACGTGGGCTCTGTTATCAGCAGGAAACTTGGTGACATGAG GGCTCATCCCTTCTCGCATTCCTTTAG CAGTTATTCCATTCGCCATTCGATAAGTATGCCAGCTATGAG GAACTCTACGACCTTCAAGTCATTTGAAGACCGAGTTGGAACCATAAAG TCCAAAGTGGTGGGCGGCAGGGAGAACAGCACTGACCCCCAGTCCCCCACAGGATCTGGCGACAAGCCCCCCCAGGACAACGCTCCTTTCTAA